In one window of Silvanigrella paludirubra DNA:
- a CDS encoding DPP IV N-terminal domain-containing protein, producing MIFPNKFKKYFLLAILSSTNFSFFSYAQSNSSFSSSSGASSSFDSNAKTNIKPKSIEKKPSSVPEDLIPEGKLDNTIDVGAPGVKKIRMAIPSFVINDKSVTLSNQDLNLLTKRMSSILGFTNWFEFIPQDSFPKVANIALQPFQANQWKPLKAEYVILGKFTSGSISNKFNFEVRLFDVKSQNQIVGKLYTNLSLKTADIALRRFGDVTVGALTGTTGPFMSQIVFVGKKQLNGNGQIYIADFDGGNIKQITNNNAVNLSPTWTKDGNKISYTSFKSGRPEIYNYDLITKQETKIVNNMPNSSGASWSPDGNTIAFSSSTKEGSTHIFSMNKFGGNKKTLVDTSAIEVEPAYSPNGKLLAYTSTKFGKPMIFIKNLATEASTRITYAGWYNASANWTPDSKTIAFASYDRDIDRWDLFKINADGSNIERLTLNQGDNEKPTWSSDGRFILFQSDRTAKGTRNGPKRLFVMTKDGSYQRPLDIPLAEVKQATWGPQISDFEDD from the coding sequence ATGATATTTCCGAATAAATTTAAAAAATACTTTTTACTAGCAATACTAAGTTCAACAAATTTTTCTTTTTTTAGTTATGCACAAAGTAATTCCTCATTTTCTTCTTCTAGTGGTGCATCTAGTTCTTTTGATTCAAATGCAAAAACAAATATTAAACCTAAATCAATTGAAAAAAAACCATCCTCAGTTCCTGAAGATTTAATTCCAGAAGGAAAGCTAGATAACACAATAGATGTGGGAGCCCCAGGCGTAAAAAAAATCAGGATGGCCATTCCAAGTTTTGTCATTAATGACAAAAGTGTTACTTTAAGTAATCAAGATTTAAATTTATTAACAAAAAGAATGAGCTCAATCTTAGGTTTTACAAATTGGTTTGAGTTTATTCCTCAAGATTCTTTTCCTAAAGTGGCAAATATTGCACTTCAACCGTTTCAAGCTAATCAATGGAAACCTTTAAAAGCGGAATATGTTATTCTCGGAAAATTTACTTCGGGAAGTATATCTAATAAGTTTAATTTTGAAGTAAGATTGTTTGATGTTAAATCACAAAATCAAATTGTTGGAAAATTATATACTAATTTAAGTTTAAAAACAGCTGATATCGCATTAAGAAGATTTGGAGATGTAACTGTTGGAGCATTAACAGGTACAACAGGACCATTTATGTCTCAAATTGTCTTTGTTGGTAAAAAACAACTGAATGGCAATGGTCAAATATATATTGCAGACTTCGATGGTGGTAATATTAAACAAATAACTAATAATAATGCAGTTAATTTAAGCCCCACTTGGACAAAAGACGGAAATAAAATATCTTACACTTCTTTTAAATCGGGTAGACCAGAAATTTATAATTACGACTTAATCACAAAACAAGAGACAAAAATTGTAAATAATATGCCAAACAGCTCTGGTGCCTCTTGGTCTCCAGATGGAAATACCATAGCTTTTTCTTCAAGTACTAAAGAAGGTTCCACTCATATATTTTCTATGAATAAATTTGGTGGCAATAAAAAAACCTTAGTTGATACAAGCGCAATAGAGGTTGAACCTGCTTACTCACCAAATGGAAAACTACTTGCCTATACAAGTACAAAATTTGGTAAGCCAATGATTTTTATAAAAAACTTAGCAACAGAAGCCAGCACAAGAATTACATACGCAGGATGGTATAATGCTTCAGCAAATTGGACTCCAGATAGCAAGACTATTGCTTTTGCAAGTTACGATAGAGATATTGATCGCTGGGACTTATTTAAAATAAATGCGGATGGTTCCAACATTGAACGTTTAACTTTAAATCAAGGAGATAACGAAAAACCGACTTGGTCTTCAGATGGAAGATTTATTTTGTTTCAATCCGATAGAACTGCTAAAGGAACTAGAAATGGGCCAAAAAGATTATTTGTTATGACAAAAGATGGTTCCTATCAAAGACCCCTCGATATACCTCTAGCAGAAGTTAAACAAGCCACTTGGGGCCCACAAATTTCTGACTTTGAAGATGATTAG
- a CDS encoding TonB C-terminal domain-containing protein, producing the protein MNKYEIPIEIKSYRYPEVDEKNMLKFNKPTYTAKNNIYFSSSFENSIHDDKVLTGPRYLKISELPLNKKVKQPIIDIKPNSFKIPFLSPAEVSEYYNTKPFHFLVALIVHLSIASFFVVTSYISSINQDKAEIVEVTFGLNDTAAQTIQKTTTEEIGESEATKTIRELPQLTKNVTPDTAQKVQEKTPLIDNPNSTLTYKEQETKVKPPPIEKKENKEKVENKPIGPTPDKDKQKIKVDDFLKRKELDTRKEASKKTDGIREKNLAKPEGNKVNPNKIPTSPFASPSDLPDSPFAEAPSGVLEGKISSKSYNSYKAYIGRQLKLNWGTSEGNNFPSNLKAKVEFIVNPFGHLIGKPKIIKSSGNSEFDSLVINSLESTFPVSEPPPKDINPPKRFEASYSAKNVQ; encoded by the coding sequence ATGAATAAATACGAAATACCGATTGAAATAAAATCTTATAGATATCCTGAAGTCGACGAAAAAAACATGTTAAAATTTAACAAGCCGACTTATACAGCAAAGAATAATATTTATTTTTCAAGTTCATTTGAAAACTCTATTCATGATGATAAAGTTCTAACTGGTCCAAGATATTTAAAAATTTCCGAATTACCATTAAATAAAAAAGTAAAACAACCTATAATAGATATAAAGCCCAATAGTTTTAAAATTCCTTTTTTATCACCAGCAGAAGTTAGTGAATATTATAATACAAAGCCATTTCATTTTTTAGTAGCTTTAATTGTTCATTTAAGCATAGCTTCATTTTTTGTTGTTACTTCTTATATTTCATCCATTAATCAAGATAAAGCAGAAATTGTTGAAGTAACATTTGGATTAAATGACACAGCTGCTCAAACAATACAGAAGACAACTACAGAAGAAATTGGGGAAAGCGAAGCGACAAAAACTATACGTGAATTACCTCAATTAACAAAAAATGTTACTCCTGATACAGCTCAAAAAGTTCAAGAAAAAACTCCCTTAATTGATAATCCAAACAGTACTCTTACTTATAAAGAGCAAGAAACAAAAGTAAAACCACCACCGATTGAGAAAAAAGAAAACAAAGAGAAAGTTGAAAATAAGCCAATTGGGCCAACACCAGATAAAGATAAACAAAAAATTAAAGTAGATGATTTTTTAAAACGTAAAGAGCTTGATACAAGAAAAGAAGCCTCAAAAAAAACAGATGGTATACGTGAAAAAAATCTTGCTAAACCAGAAGGTAACAAAGTAAATCCAAATAAAATTCCTACTTCACCTTTTGCATCTCCTAGTGATCTTCCTGATAGCCCTTTTGCAGAAGCTCCTTCTGGTGTCTTAGAAGGAAAAATAAGTAGCAAAAGTTATAATAGCTATAAGGCTTACATTGGTAGACAATTAAAGTTAAATTGGGGGACATCGGAAGGAAATAATTTTCCTTCAAATTTAAAAGCAAAAGTTGAATTTATAGTTAATCCATTTGGCCATTTAATTGGTAAACCGAAAATAATTAAATCAAGTGGTAATAGTGAGTTTGATTCACTTGTTATCAATTCTCTTGAAAGTACTTTTCCCGTTTCTGAACCACCACCAAAAGATATCAATCCTCCAAAAAGATTTGAAGCATCATATTCAGCTAAAAATGTACAATAA
- a CDS encoding ExbD/TolR family protein encodes MSFQIDNENESNRKANFIAEINMTPFVDVCLVLLIIFMVTAPFAISGVNVQLPKTSQSKSLSLSNESLILSINKKGEFYIGKEFIKDTSLVTVIKNSIKDREHPSIFIRADDGVPYGKVMAAMTAAQKAGIERIGMVGENKRDKK; translated from the coding sequence ATGTCTTTTCAAATTGATAATGAAAATGAAAGTAATCGCAAAGCAAATTTTATTGCAGAAATCAACATGACTCCATTTGTTGATGTTTGCCTTGTGCTTTTAATCATTTTTATGGTAACAGCGCCTTTTGCAATTTCTGGGGTAAATGTTCAATTACCAAAAACATCTCAATCTAAATCTCTTTCTTTATCTAATGAGTCTTTAATATTATCCATTAATAAAAAAGGCGAATTTTATATTGGAAAAGAATTTATAAAAGATACTAGTCTTGTAACTGTAATTAAAAATTCAATTAAAGATCGAGAGCATCCATCTATTTTTATTAGAGCAGATGATGGTGTTCCCTATGGTAAAGTAATGGCCGCCATGACAGCTGCTCAGAAAGCTGGTATCGAAAGAATCGGCATGGTTGGCGAAAATAAACGTGACAAGAAATGA
- a CDS encoding MotA/TolQ/ExbB proton channel family protein, producing the protein MDTALESTKIDWFSILLNGGPVGMAVMILLGFMSIWAWVVIVGKMRSLKTMQNLSEKFLTNFWEAKSLSELNLKVKDMDYSPAREVFRSGFNEMIRVLQTREKRGASGPIPFDTVKRTLSRQKMLEEANLGNNLSILAVCSSAGPFIGLFGTVVGIIRAFHDIGSSGTSSLASVAPGISEALIATALGLFVAIPAVIFYNVLINRIKKHLVLLDGFSSDFINILERHYTIKPDQEGN; encoded by the coding sequence ATGGATACTGCATTAGAATCAACAAAAATAGATTGGTTTTCCATCCTTTTAAATGGCGGCCCTGTTGGCATGGCAGTCATGATATTATTAGGGTTCATGAGTATTTGGGCATGGGTTGTTATTGTTGGCAAAATGCGCTCTCTAAAAACGATGCAAAATCTCTCGGAAAAATTTCTCACAAATTTTTGGGAAGCCAAAAGCCTTTCTGAATTAAATCTTAAAGTTAAAGACATGGATTATAGCCCAGCTCGTGAAGTCTTTCGCTCAGGATTCAATGAAATGATTCGAGTTTTACAAACTCGTGAAAAAAGAGGGGCATCTGGTCCAATTCCATTTGATACAGTTAAAAGGACATTATCTAGACAAAAAATGCTTGAAGAAGCTAATTTAGGCAACAATTTAAGTATTCTTGCAGTTTGTTCTTCTGCTGGCCCATTTATCGGACTTTTTGGAACTGTTGTTGGTATTATTCGCGCTTTTCATGACATTGGTTCAAGTGGTACATCTAGCTTAGCTTCCGTTGCTCCCGGTATTTCTGAAGCACTTATAGCAACAGCTTTAGGTTTATTTGTAGCTATTCCTGCAGTTATTTTTTATAATGTTTTAATAAACAGAATAAAAAAACATCTCGTTTTATTAGACGGGTTTTCTTCTGATTTCATTAATATTTTAGAACGTCATTACACAATTAAGCCAGATCAAGAAGGTAATTAA
- the cmk gene encoding (d)CMP kinase, protein MINPDFNLQEKLKVITIDGPAGSGKSTVAKIVAQNLGWIYVTTGAIYRTLALLFHESNIKVTDLENTERFISFITERYRQESNSGQVFIGERDITNEIKAPFVSELASILAQEDFVRKRLLPIQRKVVLNNNGAVVDGRDMGTVVFPDAPLKIFLTASVKERAERRLKELNQSGQKTDIKEILREIHERDERDLNRTFSPLKPALDAISLDSTKSSQEEIAKKILQFAVQKDLVISQSEF, encoded by the coding sequence ATGATTAACCCCGATTTCAATTTGCAAGAAAAATTAAAGGTAATAACCATAGATGGGCCTGCGGGCTCTGGAAAAAGCACAGTTGCAAAAATTGTTGCCCAAAATCTGGGTTGGATTTACGTAACTACAGGTGCCATTTATAGAACCCTAGCTCTTTTATTTCATGAATCTAATATTAAAGTTACAGATCTTGAAAATACAGAAAGATTTATTTCTTTTATAACAGAAAGATATAGACAAGAATCTAATTCGGGGCAAGTTTTTATTGGCGAACGCGACATTACAAATGAAATTAAAGCTCCATTTGTTTCGGAATTAGCTAGCATTCTTGCACAAGAAGATTTTGTTAGAAAAAGGCTGCTGCCTATTCAAAGAAAAGTTGTTTTAAATAACAATGGTGCTGTTGTTGACGGCAGAGATATGGGGACGGTTGTATTTCCTGACGCCCCACTTAAAATATTCTTAACAGCCTCAGTCAAAGAAAGAGCTGAAAGAAGGCTAAAAGAATTAAATCAAAGTGGTCAAAAAACAGATATAAAGGAAATACTTCGTGAAATTCATGAGAGAGACGAAAGAGATTTAAATCGAACTTTTTCTCCATTAAAACCAGCTCTTGATGCTATTTCACTAGATTCTACTAAATCATCTCAAGAAGAAATTGCAAAAAAAATCTTGCAATTTGCTGTACAAAAAGATTTAGTTATTTCACAAAGCGAATTTTAA
- a CDS encoding acetyl-CoA carboxylase carboxyltransferase subunit alpha translates to MDILQLEKPLLELYNRISELRIAAQQSSISLSKTEDTKGLNEEISILENKFELLAKEIFSNLTPYQITQLSRHPNRPYTLDIINQLCSDFIELHGDRNFADDQAIVTGIGIIRKKRVVIIGHQKGRGTKENMKRNFGMPRPEGYRKALRIMNLAERFNLPIITFIDTPGAYPGMDAEERGQSEAIAKNIMVMSRLSVPIISIVVGEGGSGGALAIGVANKTFMMEYSTYSVISPEGCASILWKDGSQADKAANILGLTADIALKNKIIDGIIKEPLGGAHWKSKEAIESIGDIIEKNVNQLSKLSKDELKLDRIKKYFKIGSFENMPAISPMHSEKSHIPDWNEAWEDVESFLGLQ, encoded by the coding sequence ATGGACATTCTACAGCTTGAAAAACCCCTTCTTGAACTTTATAATAGAATTTCAGAACTTCGAATTGCTGCTCAACAATCCTCTATTTCACTATCAAAAACTGAAGATACTAAAGGTCTTAATGAAGAAATTTCTATACTAGAAAATAAATTTGAACTTTTAGCAAAAGAAATTTTTTCTAACTTAACACCTTATCAAATTACACAGCTTTCTCGCCATCCAAACAGACCCTACACTTTAGATATTATTAATCAGTTGTGCTCAGATTTTATCGAATTGCATGGAGATCGAAATTTTGCTGACGATCAAGCAATTGTAACAGGAATTGGAATAATTCGTAAAAAAAGAGTTGTCATTATAGGACATCAAAAAGGCCGCGGCACCAAAGAAAATATGAAAAGAAATTTTGGAATGCCAAGACCCGAAGGTTACAGAAAAGCTCTAAGAATAATGAATTTAGCGGAACGCTTCAATTTACCAATAATTACTTTTATTGATACTCCTGGTGCTTACCCCGGAATGGATGCTGAAGAGCGTGGCCAAAGCGAAGCGATTGCAAAAAATATTATGGTCATGAGTCGACTATCTGTACCTATTATCTCCATTGTTGTCGGAGAAGGGGGAAGCGGTGGCGCACTTGCGATTGGAGTTGCTAACAAAACTTTTATGATGGAATACTCGACATATAGTGTAATATCACCTGAAGGCTGTGCTTCTATTTTATGGAAAGATGGCTCACAAGCCGATAAAGCTGCTAATATTCTTGGATTAACTGCTGATATTGCTTTGAAAAATAAAATCATTGATGGAATTATCAAAGAACCTCTTGGTGGAGCTCATTGGAAAAGCAAAGAAGCAATTGAATCTATAGGTGATATTATTGAGAAAAATGTAAATCAATTGTCAAAATTAAGTAAAGATGAACTTAAACTAGATAGAATAAAAAAATATTTTAAAATTGGTTCATTTGAAAATATGCCTGCAATTTCACCAATGCATTCAGAAAAATCCCACATTCCTGATTGGAATGAAGCTTGGGAAGATGTTGAATCCTTTTTGGGTCTGCAATAG
- a CDS encoding citrate/2-methylcitrate synthase: MSQQDPSKQNDELKYNMQDMIVDTTGISWVDGVNGRLFYRGINIAELAAHATFEETAWLLLTGKLPTKSRLEGFQWGLSNMSHSQEKVIRIIEEFPQHSNPLLVLQTGLSSLACIDREDEYLEEENHIEKVMRVIAQTPVILSAAYRHYLGVPLLEPRSDLTFVENFIYMLFGNIPSKNQSRCMEIALIIQMDHGFTPSTFTARAVASTFSNFYSATSAAVGALSGALHGGASELTIDMLKKAKLSGNPVKYTRELLNSGGKIMGMGHRVYKTLDPRAVIFKDLLTQLTQKDEKDSDLKILSEIEEEARKYFKEKMLPVHVNVDFWSGAVYKKLGIHPVLYSAIFAAARMVGWCAHILELRQNNKVYSPNSKYIGDINVPYIPIEQR, from the coding sequence ATGAGTCAACAAGACCCATCGAAGCAAAATGATGAATTAAAATATAATATGCAAGACATGATTGTAGATACGACTGGAATAAGTTGGGTAGATGGGGTAAATGGACGCTTATTTTATAGAGGAATTAATATTGCGGAACTCGCTGCTCATGCGACATTTGAGGAAACTGCGTGGTTACTTTTAACTGGAAAATTACCTACTAAAAGTAGACTCGAAGGATTTCAATGGGGATTAAGTAATATGTCCCATTCACAAGAAAAAGTAATACGAATTATTGAAGAGTTTCCTCAGCATTCTAATCCATTACTTGTCTTGCAAACTGGATTATCATCTTTGGCGTGTATTGACAGAGAAGATGAATATTTAGAAGAAGAAAATCATATTGAAAAAGTTATGCGTGTTATTGCACAAACTCCTGTAATATTATCTGCTGCCTATCGTCATTATTTAGGTGTTCCATTATTAGAGCCAAGATCGGATTTAACTTTTGTTGAAAACTTTATTTACATGCTTTTTGGAAATATTCCATCAAAAAATCAAAGTAGATGTATGGAAATTGCATTAATAATTCAAATGGATCATGGTTTTACACCGTCTACATTTACCGCAAGAGCTGTTGCGTCAACTTTCTCAAATTTTTATTCTGCGACAAGTGCTGCTGTGGGAGCATTAAGTGGTGCTTTACACGGTGGTGCAAGTGAATTAACTATTGATATGTTAAAAAAAGCAAAATTAAGTGGAAATCCTGTAAAGTATACAAGAGAATTATTAAATTCTGGCGGAAAAATTATGGGAATGGGGCATCGAGTTTATAAGACATTAGATCCCAGGGCGGTTATTTTTAAAGACTTATTAACTCAATTAACCCAAAAAGATGAGAAAGATAGTGATTTAAAAATTTTATCTGAAATAGAAGAAGAAGCTAGAAAATATTTTAAAGAAAAAATGTTGCCAGTTCATGTAAACGTAGATTTTTGGAGTGGTGCTGTTTACAAAAAATTAGGTATTCACCCTGTACTTTATTCAGCAATTTTTGCTGCAGCAAGAATGGTTGGTTGGTGCGCCCATATTTTAGAACTCAGACAAAATAATAAAGTGTATAGTCCTAATTCAAAATATATTGGTGATATAAATGTTCCTTATATTCCCATTGAACAAAGATAA
- a CDS encoding 3-deoxy-D-manno-octulosonic acid transferase: protein MFFIYEIFQKIVYFLLIILSKIIVNKKFIRFCELRNSSFFLSEIKNTKEKINNLTKNNIDYPIIYWFHVASAGEMEQAIPVARKLNEKLGAHFFVTYYSPSAEPFLKNFPAKIGCVGLPIDLRKLYNILFDEVKIDKMFFVRYDIWPGLFETCLQRKIELNLISASSEKTKSGLLGFLSKIWNKKYYINFKNIFAVSNEDVTYFSQFMNGSKIYLSGDAKWARANERAQNGSGKKVENDFSLFYSYCIAQKKSLYKKCIVFGSPHSDEHKIAIQCASLKEKILIIYVPHDVNSKICQNILEDFYKLGTKAVLFSDLINSIKNEFTENKNDNLEKILYQKNNDHHNELRLPNNIYNYKNEIKFSPNLMSLSEIIIVDKIGYLAEIYELADAAIIGGGFDGQIHNVLEPAAHGVPVLIGNMFLRAREAAQLINSGGAISFQNSNELFQFLAQWVSLVEKGADSTHPAIQLGQARSKAIELFKSIPDTSEIILQAFLEGKNSKD from the coding sequence GTGTTTTTTATATATGAAATTTTTCAAAAAATTGTTTATTTTTTATTGATAATATTATCTAAAATTATTGTAAATAAAAAATTTATACGATTTTGTGAATTAAGAAATTCATCGTTTTTTTTGAGTGAAATAAAAAACACAAAAGAAAAAATTAATAATTTAACTAAAAATAATATTGATTATCCTATAATTTATTGGTTTCATGTTGCTAGTGCCGGTGAAATGGAACAAGCTATCCCTGTTGCAAGAAAATTAAATGAAAAATTAGGAGCTCATTTTTTTGTTACTTATTATTCACCTAGTGCAGAGCCATTTTTAAAAAATTTTCCTGCAAAAATAGGTTGTGTTGGTTTACCTATTGATTTAAGAAAATTATATAATATTCTTTTTGATGAAGTAAAAATAGATAAAATGTTCTTTGTTAGATACGATATTTGGCCAGGATTATTTGAAACATGTTTACAAAGAAAAATTGAACTAAACTTAATATCTGCTTCGTCTGAGAAAACAAAAAGCGGATTATTAGGATTTTTAAGTAAAATTTGGAATAAAAAATATTATATAAATTTTAAAAATATTTTTGCAGTTTCAAATGAAGATGTTACTTATTTTTCTCAATTTATGAATGGTTCAAAGATATATTTATCTGGTGATGCAAAATGGGCTAGGGCAAATGAAAGAGCTCAAAACGGATCAGGAAAAAAAGTAGAAAATGATTTTTCTCTATTTTATTCATACTGTATTGCTCAAAAAAAATCATTATATAAAAAATGTATTGTATTTGGTTCGCCTCATAGTGATGAGCATAAAATAGCAATTCAGTGTGCATCTTTAAAAGAAAAAATATTAATTATATATGTTCCCCATGATGTTAATTCAAAAATTTGTCAAAATATTTTAGAAGACTTTTATAAATTAGGAACAAAAGCGGTTTTATTTTCAGATCTTATAAATAGTATTAAAAATGAATTTACTGAAAATAAAAACGATAATTTAGAAAAAATATTGTATCAAAAAAACAATGATCATCATAATGAATTAAGGTTGCCAAATAATATTTATAATTATAAAAATGAAATAAAATTTTCGCCAAATTTAATGTCTTTAAGTGAAATAATTATAGTAGATAAAATTGGATATTTAGCAGAAATATATGAGCTAGCAGATGCTGCCATTATTGGTGGTGGATTTGATGGCCAAATTCATAACGTTTTAGAGCCCGCAGCTCATGGGGTTCCTGTTTTAATCGGTAATATGTTTTTGCGAGCTAGAGAGGCAGCTCAGTTGATAAATTCGGGAGGAGCAATTTCTTTTCAAAATTCAAATGAGTTGTTCCAATTTCTTGCCCAGTGGGTTAGTTTGGTAGAGAAGGGGGCTGACTCAACCCATCCAGCGATTCAATTAGGCCAAGCAAGGTCAAAAGCGATAGAGCTGTTTAAAAGTATTCCTGATACAAGTGAAATTATCTTGCAAGCCTTTTTAGAAGGTAAAAATAGTAAAGACTAG
- a CDS encoding Rne/Rng family ribonuclease: MVAKQLVINSTSYETRVALIEGGQVSEYYIERSRDRGIVGGIYKGKVIRVLPGMQSCFVDIGLERAAFLYGGDIKPEGSYELPEGFDEEGKPIHHHVDDDENNEGNPNKNFQKNYKISDLVKEGQEVLVQVAKDAISTKGARVTTYLSLPGRYVVLMPSINHIGVSRRIQSEDERTRLRTIVQKIKPDGAGIIVRTASENVPDEKIIADIDFLVKLWESLRTKSLKSKSPCLVHEDLDLVFRATRDLISRDLDRIVIDDKKRYEDLVRFLNRFSVKLGAQVQLYQGDTQIFDAFGIEQEVSRALGSKVWLKSGGYLIIEQTEALTAIDVNTGRFVGNKSLGDTIVKTNLEAVKEIVQQLRLRNIGGIIILDFIDMDRNDDRDKVFQALVEELKKDKAKTTVLRISEMGLVQMTRKRTEESLMQKMTVDCPYCDGNGHVKSPSTVSYEVIRELLREFSRSNNEGFVVKAHPHVADRLLEEDKIFIDELKARHGKKVVVKSFVDYHLEHFEIAPIRFE, encoded by the coding sequence ATGGTCGCTAAGCAATTAGTTATAAACAGCACTTCTTATGAGACGCGTGTTGCTCTTATAGAAGGTGGTCAGGTTTCAGAGTATTACATTGAAAGAAGTCGAGATAGAGGAATCGTTGGAGGTATTTATAAAGGCAAAGTAATTCGTGTTCTTCCTGGAATGCAAAGTTGTTTTGTTGATATAGGTCTGGAACGAGCTGCCTTTCTATATGGGGGAGATATAAAACCAGAGGGTTCTTATGAATTACCTGAAGGTTTTGATGAAGAGGGTAAGCCTATTCATCATCATGTAGATGATGATGAAAATAATGAAGGAAACCCGAATAAAAATTTTCAAAAAAATTATAAAATATCTGACCTCGTAAAAGAAGGTCAAGAAGTCCTTGTGCAAGTTGCTAAAGACGCAATTAGTACAAAAGGAGCTCGGGTTACAACTTACTTAAGTTTACCTGGAAGATATGTTGTATTAATGCCAAGTATTAACCATATTGGTGTCAGTAGAAGAATTCAAAGTGAAGACGAAAGAACAAGATTACGCACTATTGTTCAAAAAATAAAGCCAGATGGTGCTGGTATTATCGTAAGAACTGCAAGTGAAAATGTCCCAGATGAAAAAATAATTGCCGATATCGATTTTTTAGTTAAACTTTGGGAATCTTTAAGAACAAAAAGTTTAAAATCGAAATCACCTTGTTTAGTTCATGAAGATTTAGATCTTGTTTTCCGTGCTACCAGAGATCTTATTTCACGAGATTTAGATCGAATTGTGATTGACGACAAAAAACGTTACGAAGATCTTGTACGTTTTTTAAATCGTTTTAGTGTTAAGTTAGGTGCTCAAGTTCAACTTTATCAAGGCGACACTCAAATATTTGATGCTTTTGGAATTGAGCAAGAGGTTTCTCGTGCTTTAGGTTCTAAAGTGTGGCTTAAATCGGGTGGTTATTTAATTATTGAACAAACAGAAGCCTTAACTGCAATTGATGTTAACACAGGAAGGTTTGTTGGTAATAAATCTCTTGGAGACACTATTGTTAAAACGAATCTTGAAGCTGTAAAAGAAATTGTTCAACAGCTTCGTTTACGTAACATTGGTGGTATTATTATTCTCGATTTTATTGATATGGATCGAAATGATGATCGAGATAAAGTTTTTCAAGCTCTTGTTGAAGAACTTAAAAAAGATAAAGCTAAAACTACAGTATTAAGAATTTCAGAAATGGGTCTAGTCCAAATGACTAGAAAACGTACTGAAGAAAGTTTAATGCAAAAAATGACTGTAGATTGTCCTTACTGCGATGGAAATGGTCATGTAAAAAGTCCTTCTACAGTTTCTTATGAAGTAATTAGAGAGTTATTAAGAGAATTTTCTCGCTCAAATAATGAAGGATTTGTTGTTAAAGCTCATCCACATGTTGCAGACAGATTATTGGAAGAAGATAAAATTTTTATTGATGAACTTAAAGCTAGGCATGGTAAAAAGGTAGTCGTTAAATCTTTTGTAGATTATCATTTAGAGCACTTTGAAATTGCACCCATTCGATTTGAATAA
- a CDS encoding BolA family protein, whose translation MSIQSSIELKLKEKLNPHFLKVENESYMHSVPKGSESHFRIEVVSNYFENKNLLTRHRFINELLSEEISKIRACSLHTLTINEWEKKNGKTENSPTCAGGSKK comes from the coding sequence ATGAGCATTCAGTCTTCAATCGAATTAAAATTAAAAGAAAAATTAAATCCCCATTTTTTAAAAGTCGAAAATGAAAGTTATATGCACAGTGTCCCAAAAGGATCCGAGTCGCATTTTCGAATTGAAGTTGTTTCTAATTATTTTGAAAATAAAAATCTATTAACGAGACATCGTTTTATTAACGAATTGCTTTCCGAAGAAATTTCAAAAATTCGTGCTTGTTCCCTTCATACTTTAACCATAAATGAATGGGAAAAAAAGAATGGAAAAACAGAAAACTCACCTACGTGTGCAGGTGGTTCTAAAAAATAA